One region of Zingiber officinale cultivar Zhangliang chromosome 7B, Zo_v1.1, whole genome shotgun sequence genomic DNA includes:
- the LOC122006069 gene encoding glycylpeptide N-tetradecanoyltransferase 1-like yields MVVGDNNSSPDEEQILNSDPKVVPDASHGSSGSSSSALAGAEIDIESVARRIQQALTVGNKQHRFWETQPVGQFKDAGDTSIPDGPIEQPTPVSAVKQEPYNLPGLYEWTTCDMDDDHTCTEVYTLLSNNYVEDDENMFRFNYSKEFLHWALRPPGYFKSWHIGVRVKASKKLVAFITGVPARIRVRDEVVRMAEVNFLCVHKKLRSKRLAPVMIKEVTRRVHLENIWQAAYTAGVVLPTPITTCRYWHRSLNPKKLIDVGFSRLGARMTMSRTIRLYKLPEATMTPGFRKMELRDVPAVTRLLKGYLSQFAVAPDFDDNDVEHWLLPVEDVVDSYVVESPETHEVTDFCSFYTLPSSILNNQNYSVLKAAYSYYNVATKTSLLQLMNDALIVAKQKDYDVFNALDVMHNETFLKELKFGPGDGQLHYYLYNYRLRNALTPFELGLVLL; encoded by the coding sequence ATGGTGGTGGGCGACAACAACTCCTCCCCCGACGAGGAACAAATCCTTAACTCGGATCCGAAGGTTGTTCCTGATGCCTCTCATGGGAGCTCGGGTTCGTCATCTTCTGCTCTGGCCGGGGCCGAGATCGATATTGAGTCAGTCGCCCGCAGGATCCAGCAGGCGCTAACCGTCGGCAACAAGCAGCACCGCTTCTGGGAGACGCAACCGGTGGGGCAATTCAAGGACGCCGGCGACACCAGCATCCCTGATGGTCCCATCGAGCAGCCGACGCCTGTTTCCGCCGTCAAGCAGGAGCCTTACAACCTTCCCGGGCTTTATGAATGGACCACCTGCGACATGGACGACGACCACACCTGCACCGAGGTCTACACTCTCCTGAGCAACAACTACGTTGAGGATGACGAGAACATGTTCCGTTTCAATTACTCAAAGGAGTTCCTCCACTGGGCACTCCGCCCGCCAGGTTACTTCAAGTCCTGGCACATCGGCGTCCGGGTGAAGGCCTCCAAGAAGCTCGTTGCCTTCATCACCGGCGTACCTGCCAGGATCCGCGTGCGGGATGAGGTTGTCCGGATGGCTGAGGTCAACTTCCTGTGCGTCCACAAGAAGCTGCGGTCGAAGCGTCTTGCCCCTGTGATGATTAAAGAGGTCACTAGGCGGGTGCATCTGGAGAACATCTGGCAGGCTGCCTATACAGCTGGGGTAGTCCTGCCGACTCCTATCACAACTTGCCGCTACTGGCATCGCTCGCTGAATCCCAAGAAGCTGATTGATGTCGGCTTCTCTCGACTCGGAGCTCGTATGACCATGAGCAGAACGATCAGGCTTTACAAGCTTCCTGAGGCAACTATGACCCCTGGATTCAGGAAGATGGAGCTTCGTGATGTTCCAGCAGTCACCCGGCTGCTAAAAGGATACTTGAGCCAATTTGCTGTCGCACCTGATTTCGATGACAATGATGTGGAGCATTGGCTTCTTCCTGTTGAGGATGTGGTTGACAGTTATGTGGTCGAGAGCCCAGAGACTCATGAAGTTACAGATTTCTGTAGCTTTTATACCCTTCCTTCTTcgattctaaataaccaaaattaCTCAGTGTTGAAGGCTGCCTACTCTTACTACAATGTGGCTACAAAAACCTCACTTCTCCAGCTGATGAATGATGCACTGATTGTGGCAAAGCAAAAGGATTATGATGTGTTCAATGCTCTTGATGTCATGCACAATGAGACCTTTCTGAAGGAGCTTAAGTTTGGGCCTGGTGATGGGCAACTTCATTACTATCTATACAACTATAGACTTAGAAATGCTTTGACACCTTTCGAACTGGGGCTTGTTCTTCTGTAG